A stretch of DNA from Leptolyngbya sp. SIO1E4:
ATTGAATTAGGCTCCGTAGACAATGATGGATTCATCCGGGAAACCCGTATCTATTACGACACATCAAATCCCTGTAGATACGAAGACGCAAGCGTTTTATCAAGCATGGGCACAGCGATACGGTGACTCCATAAACCGAGAGGCAGGCCCCCGGTTTATGGGAGACGAACGTAAAGCAGTGGCAGAGACCCTGCACCAGGCACTACGCCGGGTAAGCGCTGAAGCTTGGGTAAAGACGGAAGCCCTGATTGCCAAAGAGGTGGTTCGTCATCAAATTAACGCTGACTATATTGATCCCTGGTCAATTTCACAGGATGTTTGCCAGGTTTATGATCTGACGTTGCAGCAATATGCCAAGGGCATTCAGGCTGAACGCTTTGCCGTTGATATCGCGCGCCAGATCGGGCGCATTCGCCATGGCTACACGGCTCAAGATCCTCGGGTGCTTGGGTTTGTTAGTATGCAGTTCCACTACACCGGGCAACTGCTTTTAGGCTGTACGCCTCCCCATTATCAGCCTGATTTAGAACGTTACTTCAAAGCGATTGACGATCACCTTTACCTACCGCTACAGCGAGCCTACACCGCAGCTGCGACCTACGCCTACCATGCCTTAGAGTTAAAGGCCCTGCGGCGTTTAATTCCTGCCAGTAGCGCGATCGCCTATAAAGTGGTCACCCAGGTGTTAACGGCCTTTCCCCATTACCACTCCTGGAGCGGGCCACTGGATTCAGCCCTGGTGCAGGCATCAAGCGTGCGCGACGTTGAAATGTTCCAGGCTTATTTATGGGTGTGTGTGCTAGAAGGCAACGCAATTGCCGTACAGCAGGAGCTGTTTCCGCTCTGTGTGATGCTCTACCCCGTCTTGAACGTGCGCTGGGAGTTAGTCAACTACATGCTCTTGTTGCTGGAGCATGAACTCGGACGACGACTAGAGCCGTCCCAATGGAAGCCGTTTAAGTCCCATTTAGAAGCCTTGAAGGGCATGTTTTCAGCGACTGTATTTCCGAATCAGTATGGGTTTGCCTGAGGTCACAGGAGGAGTGGGGCAAATTCAGAACGTTGCCAGCAGCCTTGATACCGCTCTGCAATCAACGGACGAATGACAAACTGGGGGCGATCGCCCCCATGCACATCAATTCGGACAAACGAATAAGGCCATCGCGTATGGGGGGAGTCTCCCTGCCGCCCCAGAAAGATTTGTGACTTAGCCACCACACGCGAATCAACACCAATATCTTCTGAGACGGTGGTGAAGTTGGGATGCTGGGGCCGTAGCCTGGCGCCACTGCCGCCACAAATAATCCAGTTCAGATGGCTATCGGCATGGCCGGTGTCTACAGTTTGCAGATATTCAAAACAGTGGGCATGGCCGCTCAGCACCAGGTTGACCATCGGTTCAGGGGGAGATGTGCCCAACTGCTTGACCACGGCATCTAACACCCACCGCAAATGTCGGCGCGAAGATAAACAGGCGCGATCGCCGATTTTTGTGACCTCAGTGACATAGGGAGGGTGATGAAAGTAGAGGATCCGTCCCCGCACCTGAGGGGTGCTTAAGGAAGCCAGCAGGCGATCGCGGAGCCAGAAAAGCTGCTCCCAGTCTAGATCGGCGGGCAGATCTGACCCTGGTTGAGCGGCGGCTAACACCTTAGCTCCGTCAACCTCCACCGGGTGGTTAAACGTGCTGGAATCCAGCCCAAAGAAGTCAATGCCCCCATAGCGAAACTGATAGTAGCGATTGGGCAGGCGCGTAAACTCTCTGGGTTGATAGGTTAAGCTGCGCCCACTGTCTGTCTCTGTGGTGTAGTGCTGCGCTAAATAGTCAGATAGCTGGCCGTTAGGCACATCCTTGAGATAGTCCAGAAAGGCCCGTGCATAGGTATCGCCAGAAGCCGACCCTCGTAGACTGACGTTGGTGGTGACAGGGACTTTAAAGAACTGTCGCAAAGGCTGAACCGCTGCCACCATCAAGCCGTAGGGAAACGGTAGGTTGTAATAATCATGGTTGCCAGGCACTGCCAGAAACGGTTTTTGAAACACCAGGTTGCGATAGCTCAAGGCTTCTGGAAAATCTCCCCCGACTAGCCATTCCCGATAGGGGGCGATGAAATTAGCCGGGTACTGCTCTGGCGCCCCCATTTGATACACCACATCACCGGTGTGCAGTAAAAAGCGGCAGCCCTCCATGTGGGTCGCCAGATATTCCGCCACTTCCCGCTGGGGGTGGTCATGGGGCTGGGGGCCAAACCCACTGTCCCCAATCACAACAAATGAAAAGGCTGGCGTTTCAGCCAGCCCATCTGCAATACTCAATCGGGTTTGATCAATCCCCTGATCTAGAATCTGTCGAGTTCCCCAACGAACCCGCGATCGCATCTTACGAATTTTGGTCGAAATCGGGGGGTCTAGCAGTAATCCCATAGGTTTGTGAGGTGACGCTCACTAGCAATTTAGCCGGGCTCGGGAGCGATCGCCAAGGGGAAAATAGTAGACCGCTTGCACGAATAAAATAAGGCCCTCTCCTGTCCCCCAGAATTGATACTGCTGGCGAAATATTTCGCAAACTTGCGAACTTACTGGAAGCCCCCTAAATCCCCCAATGCTGGGGGCCTCGGAAACCTTGATGCCACTGCCAATGTTTCTAACTGTTGATTTCGCCATTGGTATCAGAATTTGGGGATACAGGGGGCCAATGCGTAAGTCCTAATCAATTTATAGCCTTGTTCAGTTGAGTCCAGTACATCCAGGCCAAGACAGGGTCTAGGGTTTGGGGTCTAGGGTGTGCTTGATTAGCCTGCATACTGCTATAGATGTGCCTTGCTGACATCTACAGCGGGCAACACGCTACAGATTCCTGGAGCCGCAACCCGGTGATCCTGAGAGAACTTTATAATCGTTAACGTTGCCGACGGAGTCATCGTTGCTGGAGTTTTTGTCTTTTTCAATCCCCCTTGGGTTCGACACTGCCGTTTCAAGCCTTGATCGGTTTTTTAACCTGAGT
This window harbors:
- a CDS encoding metallophosphoesterase, coding for MGLLLDPPISTKIRKMRSRVRWGTRQILDQGIDQTRLSIADGLAETPAFSFVVIGDSGFGPQPHDHPQREVAEYLATHMEGCRFLLHTGDVVYQMGAPEQYPANFIAPYREWLVGGDFPEALSYRNLVFQKPFLAVPGNHDYYNLPFPYGLMVAAVQPLRQFFKVPVTTNVSLRGSASGDTYARAFLDYLKDVPNGQLSDYLAQHYTTETDSGRSLTYQPREFTRLPNRYYQFRYGGIDFFGLDSSTFNHPVEVDGAKVLAAAQPGSDLPADLDWEQLFWLRDRLLASLSTPQVRGRILYFHHPPYVTEVTKIGDRACLSSRRHLRWVLDAVVKQLGTSPPEPMVNLVLSGHAHCFEYLQTVDTGHADSHLNWIICGGSGARLRPQHPNFTTVSEDIGVDSRVVAKSQIFLGRQGDSPHTRWPYSFVRIDVHGGDRPQFVIRPLIAERYQGCWQRSEFAPLLL